The nucleotide sequence TAGCTGATCTAATAGGCCAACTAGATTTTATTGAAAAGTTCAGAGCACAAACTTTGTCTGTGATTCTCGATAAGCGGCAAATAAATTCGGGTCGACCCAGGGCGATTAAATCAATGATTACGCTAAGCCTATGGCAATCGCTGCGATCATTCGACGCATCCATGCGGGCAGCAGCCAATATGCTGGCGCGTTTTTTTATCCAAAGCGGCATTGAGCTGCGCTCTGAGAAAAAATTGACCGAATCCATTTATCAGAGAATCCGAAATTATGAGCAAATCCGGTAAATAAGTCTCTCGACACATGGGGTATTTTTACCTCCGACGCCACTACGCGAGGCTTGCCATGTCGTTCCAAAGCACACCCAAGGAGTGCAGACATGGCCCAGCAAAGCCTTCTAAGGCTTCCCACCGTCAAAGCCCGCACCGGGCAGTCGCGTAGCTCAATTTACGCCGCCATCCAGCGCGGCGAGTTTCCTAAGCCCGTTCCCATCGGCGCCCGCGCCGTCGCGTGGGTTGAATCCGAGATAGACGACTACATCGAGCGCCAGATTCAGCGCCGGGGTGCAGCATGAACGCCCCCGCCTGGAAGCTGGAACTGTACGCGCTCGCCTACCGGCACAGCGAAACAGGAGCGCAATACGATCTAGCCGCCATGACCGAAGCCGAGCAGTACGCCACGCTGACTTGGCTGCGCCGCTATGCGGAGGGCCGGGCATGAAATCCCTACGCCAGCCCATCGACGCCAAGTGCAAGGATTGCATCTTCGATCCCGGTAGCGGTATGGGCACATGGCGCGAGCAAATCGCCCAATGCACCGCGCTCGCCTGCCCGTTATGGCCCGTCCGAACCGGGCCGGAGTCCGGGCCGTACCAACGCCCGGCTATCGACGACAAACTGCGCCAAGCCGCCGAGAAGCGCCGACGACGGCGAACAGCGTGCAATCGCAGCACGGAGGGCACGCCATGAGGACAACACGAAAAAGCCCCGCCTACGCCAATAGCCGGGGCCGTCACCAAAGCACTTCGATCTGCACCGCCATTAAACCGCAGCCTGTTGTCGGATACAAGCCATCGAATCATGGCGCCCGCCAGCCGTATCGGATGCGTGGACGTGTCTACTGATGGGCGCCGTT is from Salinisphaera sp. LB1 and encodes:
- a CDS encoding AlpA family transcriptional regulator, translated to MAQQSLLRLPTVKARTGQSRSSIYAAIQRGEFPKPVPIGARAVAWVESEIDDYIERQIQRRGAA